A single Amphiprion ocellaris isolate individual 3 ecotype Okinawa chromosome 15, ASM2253959v1, whole genome shotgun sequence DNA region contains:
- the stx12 gene encoding syntaxin-12 has translation MSYGKAESFSVPQDFSSLIQTCSSNIQKITQNTAQIKTMVNQLGTRQDTSELQDRLQQIQHYTNQLAKETNKHLKELGSVPLPLSPSEQRQQKIQRERLMNDFSAALNNFQAVQRRAAEKEKESVARARAGSRLSAEDSSRDEKLLSFDSQDDWGQMITQTEEVAITEEDLELIKERETNIRQLESDIMDVNQIFKDLAVMIHDQGEMIDSIEANVENAEVHVERGTEQLQRASYYQQKSRKKMCILAMVCSIVIIILVIIICLTSK, from the exons ATGTCATACGGCAAAGCAGAGAGCTTCTCTGTTCCGCAGGACTTCAGCTCTCTCATACAAACATGCAGCTCCAATATCCAAAAGATCACACAGAACA CTGCTCAGATCAAGACCATGGTTAACCAGCTGGGGACCAGACAGGACACCAGTGAACTCCAGGATCGTCT ACAGCAGATACAACACTACACTAATCAGCTGGCAAAAGAAACCAACAAGCACCTGAAAGAGTTGGGGTCAGTCCCTTTGCCCCTATCACCCTCAGAGCAA AGGCAGCAAAAGATACAAAGGGAACGGCTGATGAATGATTTCTCAGCAGCCCTCAACAACTTCCAAGCAGTCCAGCGGCGCGCAGCAGAAAAGGAGAAGGAGTCAGTTGCCAGAGCAAGAGCTGGGTCCCGTCTATCC GCTGAAGACAGTTCTCGGGATGAAAAGCTTCTATCTTTCGATAG TCAGGATGACTGGGGTCAAATGATCACTCAAACAGAGGAAGTGGCCATCACAGAGGAGGACCTGGAACTCATCAAGGAGAGAGAAACAAATATCAGACAGCTTGAG TCTGACATCATGGATGTAAACCAGATCTTCAAGGACCTGGCAGTCATGATTCACGACCAAGGAGAAATGATTG ATAGTATTGAGGCAAATGTGGAGAATGCTGAAGTTCATGTAGAGCGAGGAACAGAACAGCTCCAGAGAGCTTCCTACTATCAG CAAAAGTCCCGCAAGAAGATGTGTATTCTTGCTATGGTTTGTTCCATCGTAATCATCATACTTGTCATCATTATCTGTCTCACTTCTAAGTGA